Below is a genomic region from Primulina eburnea isolate SZY01 chromosome 9, ASM2296580v1, whole genome shotgun sequence.
agtcaagaacaagtatcctctgCCTAGGATAgaagacttatttgatcagcttcaaggaGCATCAGTGCTTtcaaagatagatcttcgatcatgatatcaccagctgaaggtgagaGAGTCTGATGTGTACAAGACGGCTTTCACGACGtgttatgggcactatgagtttatggtgatgccCTTCAGACAGACTAACGCGCCAGCGATTtacatggatctcatgaattgcGTATTTTAACAGTATttggatcagttcgtcatagtcttCATCGAAGATATTCTGATCTATTCgaagagcagagaggagcacAGTCATCACTTGAGTACCACACTACAGACTTTGAAGTACAGACAACTATTTGTCAAGTTCaggaagtgtgagttctggctaGACAGAGTAGCGTTCTTGGGCCACATCATTTCTCGAGATGGAGTCGAGGTTGATCCCAACAAGGTTGAGGCATTCAAAGATTGGCCAGTGCCTAAGAGTGTGACCAAGATCCTCAATTTTTTGAAATTA
It encodes:
- the LOC140840734 gene encoding uncharacterized mitochondrial protein AtMg00860-like, coding for MKNLELRLQKNAVQYLDQFVIVFIEDILIYSKSREEHSHHLSTTLQTLKYRQLFVKFRKCEFWLDRVAFLGHIISRDGVEVDPNKVEAFKDWPVPKSVTKILNFLKLAGYYMKFIQNFYSMAVPMTALAKKNAKFIWEPECQESFEKLKQALT